The following proteins come from a genomic window of Musa acuminata AAA Group cultivar baxijiao chromosome BXJ1-7, Cavendish_Baxijiao_AAA, whole genome shotgun sequence:
- the LOC135679892 gene encoding uncharacterized protein LOC135679892 — MNPHRPSRNPSPYCPMETTVSENKPERRPPSARRSNIDWLWIITLVFLTTSAANAAYRSLHDPSSLAFVAFTYADLTLIFLCLERFEKRGAGGTPREKKLLKAAVWALVTALTFAFAWRVARMMPRVLAAVVWTMAGSVALGGFYGLFICRLANETAVRHVYVGDVELSPDEKA, encoded by the coding sequence ATGAACCCCCACCGTCCGTCTCGCAATCCGAGTCCTTATTGCCCGATGGAGACGACGGTGTCGGAGAACAAGCCTGAACGCCGACCACCATCGGCCCGTCGCAGCAACATCGACTGGCTCTGGATCATCACCTTGGTTTTCCTCACCACCAGTGCCGCGAACGCAGCCTACCGGTCGCTCCACGACCCCTCGTCGCTGGCGTTCGTTGCGTTCACCTACGCCGACCTGACCCTGATCTTCCTCTGCCTCGAGAGATTCGAGAAGCGGGGCGCCGGTGGCACGCCGCGGGAGAAGAAGCTGTTAAAGGCCGCGGTGTGGGCCCTCGTCACCGCTCTCACCTTCGCCTTCGCGTGGCGTGTGGCGAGAATGATGCCGCGAGTGCTCGCTGCCGTCGTCTGGACGATGGCAGGATCGGTCGCCCTCGGCGGGTTCTACGGGCTGTTCATCTGCCGTCTTGCTAACGAGACTGCGGTCCGTCACGTCTACGTTGGTGACGTGGAGCTTTCTCCCGACGAAAAGGCCTGA